AGATGATCAACCAACGAGGAGATAAGGCGAAGGAGCGCTGGAGCGTGCATGGCCCAATTCATATAggccagacgacgacgacgacgacgaggaagttTCGCAACGGAACAGACCCAGAAGAATGGGTTATTTTCACAGGGTTCGAGCCAGGGTTCAACTCTCCAACCCTACGCCACAGAGGTACACCACAGAAGTACGTCAAGAATCCAATTTATTTCACTTGTTTTTAGCGGTTCGGCTAGCCCTAGACTAAGTTCTCCTCGCTCATCACTGCATGGGGGCAACAGTCGGGGTACGGTTTCGAGTAGTCAGTTTTGCTGATGATGACACCGGGTCCGCCCATCATAACGCCACAGctgggaaaaaaaaaccgaaggaaGCTAGCTTAGTTCTTGACAGTTCGCTCCGAAACCCGTCTGCCGGAAAGCTTTACCCAGCCACACTCAGAGAGTAGCGATCGTCGCAGCGCATTGACTCACAGCGCTCGGGGCGCTGGCGTGATTCCCCGACCGGGAACGTGATCTGCGTTTCTTTGTCGTAACAGTGCCCATCTTGATCTGCAATTTTCCGGAGAAGCAGATATAGGCGCGATTATATGACCAGTCGGCGATACGCGGCGTCGCTTCGTTTCGAACACGTACCAGGACTTTTGGCGTCGGGATTGATGTATACGTACGCCTCGGTGGACAGCACACTGAGAAGCACACCTACCACGGCGAGCGTCACAATACTCTTCATCGTCAAAGGGGCTACGGAAACGTAGAAGCTGTAGAGCTGTAGTAGGATGCTATTCGTTTGAACTCTAGCACGGAACTGACTTGGCGGGTGATTCGGCTGAACCGCGGAAAGCGTGGCGTTGGGTTCAATAAGTTATCGCCACTGCGTTCGCTACGCTTCGAGCGCGTCGAATAATGTTGTTCCAAGCTGCTCGATGTGGAATAGGTGCGGAACAATAAGGGAAGCGGGGACCTACGTGACTGTTGATCCCCGGAACGTTGTTGATGTTAGAAGGGGGTTGGGTTGTTCTAGGAAATGCATATGCGATCATCACGAACCAAAATCGTCTAATCAGTGGAAAGGGCCCACCACCAAGATCTGGATGACTTTGACAGTCCAGTGGGATGGAATAGCCACTTGAGCAGATGGGTCGATGGGTGATTAAAGGGTTTTCGAAACACTCGCTGTGACCATCGCGAGCGACCTTCGATTGTTTACGGGCTCAACCGTTTAatgtcgaatatttttgatCGAACTGATTACTTTATTAGGTCTAGGAGTTCattcttgcggttttacaagagatggcgttactcactaaatataaCACATAtcttttttatgaaatatgtgtttgacagctactgtcattacgcatctaacgcagtactgattgtttggtcaaagtgtaaacaacacctgttttgagcatctgaaaatgtcgtgCTTTGTTCTTGGTAAAgcgtttttgcggggagtactttttcattactgctttCATTTTCAGTACTTTCATTACTATTCTTataccgaatcgtcactggtgatgtAAAGGAGTTATTACTTGAATCCTAAACCTGAAAAGGTAtggatacagcttggtgaaccatgTGCACCGTAGCCtaagcgaaatattcattgtGCAACGGTTAtactgtgcatatggtgggatatgaaaggtgtagtgtactatgagctttcagaacctaatgaaattattgaaggacaatctcataaacaacaattaatgcatttgaagcaaagctatgtccataaaacgacgaggatgggataaaagacatgagcagctgatttttcaacatgacaacgctcgaccccacatcgcaaaaccggccAAATCCTATCGCGAAACCGGCCAAATCATCGCAAAACCGGCCAAAACCagcgaaaatgtcggatgggaactgtttacccccacccccccgctGTATCACCAGATGTTACTCTTTtggactagtatttgttccgttgcatgatgtaacgatttggcagcacaggaGTTAACTTATTAAAAATTCTTGAAAAAAGGCTCCCTGAGTGGATCggtaaaaataataagaagttctatcgacacggaatcgaggagctacctaaaagatggaaGCCAATACTTTGATTGcggtagtcatacgttttgttgttgtagttaggtcacaaatgtccaaTAAAAACCACAAGAATTAATTCCTAGACCGaatataaatacggcccagtccgttcttttaAAGATTACAAAAAAGAGTGAACAAGAAACTGATTATTTTAATCATCGACGCGTGCGCGTCGCGTCTAATACTGCCGTGGAAAAGGAACTAACCATCAGCTACTCTTCCAGCTTACACTCacgttgccggtggtggtgatggcaaTCGTGTCCGAGCTGAGTGTAGCATCGGCCGAGGCagccgagcggcggcggcccctgTTTCGCCGGGCGAAACCCTCCACGACGCAGgcagccaccaccgacgacagcgAGGGCTCGGAAACGAAGATCAAGACGCCCGGGAAGGATCTCTACACCGTGAGCGACTCGTTTTCGATCGCCGGTAACACTGGAACCGATGCGGCTCCGTCCGGGAGCTTCGCAGCGGATGGCGAAAAACTGTCGGTAGGTTTGCAGCTCGCAACGGTTCAACGCTACGCTCGAAACAAATGCTTTTTCCCTTACGGTACGGTCTCTTCAGCAGTCATTCTCCGAGTACAGCTTCGGCAGTACGAAGCTGTCCGCGGGCAGCGACTTCCACGGAGCGCACGGTTCGGACGAGGAGTCCCCAGGATATGGCGCTGGTTTCAAGAACCACAAGACCAATGGTCTGCTGCCCACGACCTACGCCAGCAACAAGGAGCGCAAGCAGGGCCCGTTTGACTTTCTGGCCGGGGATTACGCCAAGCCCAAAGGATCACTGGGGAACGCAGCAGGAATCCAGCATAGTAACGCCTCTCTGCTCGGTTCGAAGCTGAAGCTGACGCCAACCCTGTCGGCGTCCTCGTCGGCGATTAGCAGCAAATTCTCGATATCACATTCACCAGCAACCAGTGGCAGTAAGGTGAACAGCAAGCTCGCCCATCTGGATGACTCGACCGAGTATGATGTCTACTCCAGCCTGGgacactcgtcgtcgtcgtcgaaaagCAAAGTGAGCGGCGCTTCGAGCAAGTATCGCCCGCTCGCGGCCAGTACGTCGTTCACTGCGAGCGGATTGGACGGCAAGGTCAAGAAAGTGCCGTTCAAGTACGAGGACGGGGCCGGCAGCAGTCTGGCAGCAGGAGCGGGCAAAGGAAAAGGGACGAAGACGAAGTTAGCGCTGGAGCACGATGGCGGCAACGTGTTCGGAGGCTTCGAGGAAGCGTACGgcaagcaccagcagcagcagcagcacggatTTCAGGGCTCCAAGGGCTCCAAGTTCAACTTTGCCGAACCACCCCCGCTCGTCAAGTCGACCCTCAACACCCTGAAACACTTCGGCGAGGGACTGCTAGGTAATGGCCCGGACGGACCGCCGTATGGGTCGGCGTACGAGGTCGACAGCGATGAGTCGGGACTAGTGGGCCTGCCGCCCAGTAGCTTGCACTCAGGGCCGAGCTTTGGCCCGAAATACGGCtcaccgtcgtcctcgtcgacgTACTTTGGTCATTTCGGTGCCAGCCCGACCGTGGCCGAGAGCCACGAGGTGTCCGGTGAGCGAGCTCCGGGTCTAAAGTCCAAGTTCCCGAAGTCGTCCCTGTCGCTAGCGCCGGGTGGCAAGTTCGCTACCGACTTTGACGTGAAGAACATCAAGCTTACCGATAGTGCCGTGTTCGGAGGCAACCTCAAGTACCCGAAGAACGATCCGTCATCACATCACacgctcaccaccaccactaaaCACCAGGGACACCAGCCGGGGTTGGGATCACAGCCGTCGCTAGGACACACGGGACACTTGGGCCAGtatcaccagcaacagcagcatcaccagcaacagcaacagcaacagcaccaccactaccacgtGCAACACCCACACGCATCACACGCCACAACTGGTAGCATAGACAACCCTAACCCACAGGACTTCCGTCCCAACTTTCCACTACAAGATGTCCGCAATTTGTATCCTGCCGCCCATCTAGGTGCCAGCATCGCGACCAAGGGCCAGATCGAGAGCTTCCTCAAATCGGAGCACGGAGCGAAGCTG
This window of the Anopheles cruzii chromosome X, idAnoCruzAS_RS32_06, whole genome shotgun sequence genome carries:
- the LOC128274233 gene encoding uncharacterized protein LOC128274233, whose protein sequence is MKSIVTLAVVGVLLSVLSTEAYVYINPDAKSPDQDGHCYDKETQITFPVGESRQRPERCESMRCDDRYSLSVAGCGVMMGGPGVIISKTDYSKPYPDCCPHAVMSEENLV
- the LOC128275287 gene encoding uncharacterized protein LOC128275287, which codes for MSCFVLGTNHQLLFQLTLTLPVVVMAIVSELSVASAEAAERRRPLFRRAKPSTTQAATTDDSEGSETKIKTPGKDLYTVSDSFSIAGNTGTDAAPSGSFAADGEKLSSFSEYSFGSTKLSAGSDFHGAHGSDEESPGYGAGFKNHKTNGLLPTTYASNKERKQGPFDFLAGDYAKPKGSLGNAAGIQHSNASLLGSKLKLTPTLSASSSAISSKFSISHSPATSGSKVNSKLAHLDDSTEYDVYSSLGHSSSSSKSKVSGASSKYRPLAASTSFTASGLDGKVKKVPFKYEDGAGSSLAAGAGKGKGTKTKLALEHDGGNVFGGFEEAYGKHQQQQQHGFQGSKGSKFNFAEPPPLVKSTLNTLKHFGEGLLGNGPDGPPYGSAYEVDSDESGLVGLPPSSLHSGPSFGPKYGSPSSSSTYFGHFGASPTVAESHEVSGERAPGLKSKFPKSSLSLAPGGKFATDFDVKNIKLTDSAQQQHHHYHVQHPHASHATTGSIDNPNPQDFRPNFPLQDVRNLYPAAHLGASIATKGQIESFLKSEHGAKLKDESLVGQLLGDQSSGAAASRPGHYHQLEQTKEDSALEKEALRQQIEYLKAQSAKHPVDLSGNPNRPPIVSNAQKFRPVRRIPLHVRLGVKAPYPLPRIPHFNDRPYSISFKI